The Populus nigra chromosome 19, ddPopNigr1.1, whole genome shotgun sequence genome includes a window with the following:
- the LOC133679383 gene encoding uncharacterized protein LOC133679383 — translation MAGALECWSSRASTDEDMVEQVLMRTHDRSEASSSSTTEAASLQLSDQSSNLSPKDTISSSSAMQKKLQRLSRNVSEAIASLKNSLNLDSPRDSQVQLTSSQQGNCSGNKSERCRKVVWASVVRNLTQLYPGSQLPEKLVSNIRKHYDSLPLSYAQAGFDMKEVFMHMKLIEQALVDEQPAIMIQEVSDDEIQGAVYKLTFACNSSISWPVMSGALDSASICCKKIQIFEKKGFTLGVVLLLVQAGQAKSFKARIENALKSSVKKSKSTAVKLPFGLCGCQEENIRGNFGEIEEDPCEQNFRNGIENPNLKIQLEMPLPTSSIVVAVDEWQTINSGGDELGKWLLNSDNLEFIDQIGPSSFKGVYKGKRVGIEKLKGCDKGNSYEFELRKDLLELMTCGHKNIHQFYGICVDENHGLCVVTKFMEGGSVNELMLKNKKLQPKEIMRIATDVAEGMRFMNDHGVSYRDLNTQRILLDRHGNACLGDMGIVTVCKSMGEAMEYETDGYRWLAPEIIAGDPENITETWMSNAYSFGMVVWEMVTGEAAYAAYSPVQAAVGIAACGLRPEIPKDCLLILRSLMTKCWNNSPSKRPQFSEILSILLLPSNQYQ, via the exons ATGGCAGGAGCACTAGAGTGCTGGTCAAGCAGAGCCAGCACAGACGAGGACATGGTTGAACAAGTCCTAATGAGAACACATGACAGATCAGAAGCCTCATCATCTTCAACAACGGAAGCAGCATCTCTACAACTATCTGATCAAAGCTCGAATCTTTCACCGAAAGACACTATTTCCTCATCTTCTGCAATGCAAAAAAAGCTTCAAAGATTGAGTCGAAATGTGTCCGAAGCCATTGCTTCACTTAAAAACTCATTGAATCTTGATTCACCACGTGACTCACAAGTGCAGCTAACGAGTTCTCAGCAGGGTAATTGTAGTGGTAATAAGAGTGAGAGATGTAGAAAGGTTGTGTGGGCCAGTGTTGTACGGAACCTTACCCAGTTGTATCCAGGGAGCCAGTTGCCTGAGAAGCTTGTGTCCAATATTAGAAAGCACTATGATTCTTTGCCACTCAG TTATGCTCAGGCAGGGTTTGATATGAAAGAAGTGTTTATGCACATGAAGTTGATAGAGCAGGCACTAGTTGATGAGCAACCGGCAATAATGATACAAGAAGTGTCTGATGATGAGATACAGGGTGCTGTATACAAACTCACATTTGCTTGTAACTCTTCCATTTCGTGGCCCGTAATGTCTGGTGCTTTAGATAGTGCTTCCATTTGTTGCAAGAAGATACAGATCTTTGAAAAGAAGGGATTTACTCTTGGGGTTGTTCTTCTTTTAGTTCAAGCTGGACAAGCGAAATCATTTAAAGCTCGGATCGAGAATGCTTTAAAATCTTCTGTAAAGAAGTCCAAATCAACCGCAGTGAAGCTTCCATTTGGGCTTTGTGGGTGTCAAGAAGAGAATATTAGAGGAAACtttggtgaaattgaagaagatcCCTGCGAACAAAATTTTAGGAATGGCATTGAGAATCCGAATTTGAAGATTCAGCTCGAGATGCCCTTACCCACTTCTTCGATAGTTGTAGCGGTTGATGAGTGGCAAACGATTAATTCTGGCGGGGATGAATTAGGGAAATGGCTTTTGAATTCTGATAATCTTGAATTTATTGATCAGATTGGACCAAGTTCCTTTAAGGGAGTTTATAAGGGCAAAAGGGTGGGAATTGAGAAGCTTAAAGGGTGTGATAAAGGGAATTCTTACGAGTTTGAGCTCCGAAAAGATCTGCTGGAATTAATGACTTGTGGTCACAAGAACATTCATCAATTTTATGGCATTTGTGTTGATGAAAATCATGGATTGTGTGTGGTGACCAAATTCATGGAAGGTGGATCTGTTAACGAGTTAATGCTAAAGAATAAAAAGCTTCAACCCAAGGAGATAATGAGAATTGCTACAGATGTAGCAGAAGGAATGAGGTTTATGAATGATCATGGTGTTTCATACAGAGACCTTAACACGCAACGAATTTTACTGGACCGGCACGGGAATGCTTGCCTAGGGGACATGGGCATAGTTACTGTTTGCAAGAGCATGGGTGAGGCAATGGAGTATGAAACAGACGGTTATCGTTGGCTAGCTCCAGAG ATCATTGCAGGTGATCCAGAGAATATCACCGAGACATGGATGAGCAATGCATATAGTTTCGGGATGGTGGTTTGGGAGATGGTGACTGGCGAGGCTGCTTATGCTGCATACTCACCTGTGCAGGCAGCAGTTGGTATAGCTGCTTGTGGCCTAAGACCAGAGATCCCCAAGGACTGCCTGCTAATCCTAAGATCTCTGATGACCAAGTGCTGGAACAATTCCCCATCAAAGCGCCCTCAGTTCTCTGAAATTCTATCAATTTTGCTCCTGCCTAGCAACCAATATCAATAG
- the LOC133679922 gene encoding uncharacterized protein LOC133679922 isoform X2, whose product MASTSKVHLSGEDDDELERFDDFTLASSWERFISEIEAVCRQWLADGPNNLLEKGAVKLDFSQKLYKVKMELKYAMKSYNMEYYFETSSGGKIADGDSTLHDLQLCFGVKDFLVIAPQSASGVVLDSPEASKLLSAVAIALTNCSSLWPAFVPVHDPSRKAYIGIQNMGTVFTRRFEADRIGSQVPVRLMHLEGLYELFVSKFAYSTLDFAMHLYKVHFTMTSTYRTIHHDDDDLQSLGTEKEEYGGNHGSETRSRSQWDDDCPWSEWYSAEDPVQGLELTATWSEKTVESSLEMAELENASPHEAEKWMFLPFLSPNLDSSEGNRIGFASQLRLLVDALNMSFEAQFMEDFVSVENPGSDNLKSSMIVPPPTVLDRVFKDLFHEGSQVAAFAKGEHKISRAIKGAPFGSLFAQFCLHALWVGTCNIRAIAVLWIEFIREVRWCWEESQPLPKIQANGSIDLSTCLINQKLQMLAICIEKKCEMNEDFQDCVGSNEHTYDHMEEDSPVGDKTTNKQKHGDEFDGIQDSPLTEDGLHGSGTTTTARRSMKHGDSLSTDLKSSDHNRRGSAGAVGSMKLLKSYKSMHAPFTQDAPLMTEDMHEERLQAVEALGSSFSFSAQLEKDILSSDMSAFKAANPDSVFEDFIRWHSPGDWENDDNKESGASKSPVTKGLKDDWPPHGRLSQRMSEQGNLWRKIWNDTPALPVYEQKPLIDPFREGEKILHYLETLRPHQLLEQMVCTTFRVSADTLNQTNFGGLKQMTTKMEQLYRTMASTLKPLQTNHVSGNSETIEDLRRLCVIFEHIEKLLTLASSLHRTFLQAPRLSETIFTDYYNFYLPRMGTGSPGSLEVDEKEFDVKYQVMTRERQCVSNMFTPPTANQSWRKVLSMGNLLNGHEPIVREIIFSVRDSLRNNHYAAHNPRGFQREIETNRMYICGTSNDLRVALSVTSCD is encoded by the exons ATGGCATCTACGAGCAAAGTGCACTTATCTGGAGAAGACGACGATGAG CTCGAAAGATTTGATGATTTTACGCTTGCCTCTTCCTGggaaag gTTTATTTCTGAAATAGAAGCAGTTTGTAGGCAGTGGCTTGCCGATGGTCCAAATAATTTACTG GAAAAGGGTGCGGTTAAGTTGGATTTTTCGCAGAAGTTATATAAGGTTAAAATGGAGTTGAAATACGCGATGAAAAGCTATAACATGGAGTATTATTTTGAAACCAGCAGCGGCG GCAAAATTGCGGACGGGGATAGTACATTGCATGATTTGCAGTTATGCTTTGGAGTGAAGGATTTTTTG GTTATTGCTCCTCAAAGTGCCAGTGGTGTGGTTCTTGATTCACCCGAGGCTTCTAAGCTCTTAAGTGCAGTTGCAATTGCTTTGACAAATTGCTCCAG CTTGTGGCCAGCTTTTGTTCCAGTTCATGATCCTTCTAGGAAGGCTTATATTGGAATTCAAAATATGGGAACTGTTTTTACTAGAAGATTTGAGGCTGATCGTATCGGTAGCCAGGTTCCTGTAAGGCTCATGCACTTGGAAGGGTTATACGAGTTATTTGTCTCAAAGTTT GCCTACTCTACGCTGGACTTTGCTATGCATCTTTACAAAGTTCATTTTACAATGACATCAACGTATAGAACCATTcaccatgatgatgatgatctccAAAGTCTTGGTACTGAAAAAGAAGAATATGGTGGCAATCATGGTAGTGAGACCCGCAGTAGATCTCAATGGGATGATGATTGTCCATGGAGTGAGTGGTATTCTGCTGAGGACCCAGTACAAG GACTTGAATTGACTGCCACTTGGTCTGAGAAGACAGTTGAAAGCTCTCTTGAAATGGCTgaacttgaaaatgcatcaCCTCATGAAGCTGAGAAGTGGATGTTTCTTCCATTTCTGTCTCCAAATCT TGATAGTTCAGAAGGAAACAGAATTGGCTTTGCTTCCCAATTGCGCCTTTTGGTTGATGCGCTAAATATGTCATTTGAAGCCCAATTTATGGAGGATTTTGTGTCAG TTGAAAACCCTGGGTCTGATAATCTCAAGTCCTCGATGATTGTACCGCCACCAACTGTTCTTGATCGTGTGTTCAAAGATCTTTTTCATGAGG GATCACAAGTCGCTGCATTTGCTAAAGGTGAGCATAAGATTTCTCGAGCTATTAAAGGCGCACCATTTGGATCCCTTTTTGCACAGTTTTGCTTACATGCTCTATGGGTGGGGACCTGCAATATACGCG CTATTGCCGTGCTTTGGATAGAGTTTATTCGGGAAGTTCGTTGGTGTTGGGAAGAGTCACAACCTCTACCTAAAATACAAGCCAATGGCTCTATTGACCTATCCACTTGTTTGATTAACCAGAAACTGCAAATG CTTGCTATATGCATTGAGAAGAAGTGTGAAATGAATGAAGACTTCCAAGATTGTGTAGGCAGCAATGAGCATACTTATGATCATATGGAG GAAGATAGTCCGGTTGGGGACAAGACAAccaataaacaaaaacatggtGATGAATTTGATGGGATTCAAGACAG CCCTTTGACAGAGGATGGTTTGCATGGGAGTGGAACGACGACGACAGCAAGGCGTAGCATGAAGCACGGAGACAGTCTATCTACTGATTTGAAATCTTCTGATCATAACAGGAGGGGCTCAGCTGGTGCTGTGGGGTCTATGAAGCTTCTGAAGTCTTATAAGAGCATGCATGCCCCTTTCAcacag GATGCTCCACTTATGACAGAAGACATGCATGAAGAAAGACTGCAGGCTGTTGAAGCACTTGGGAGTTCTTTT AGCTTTTCTGCTCAGTTGGAGAAAGATATCTTATCATCAG ACATGTCAGCATTCAAAGCAGCAAATCCAGATTctgtttttgaagattttattcGGTGGCATTCACCGGGAGATTGGGAGAATGATGATAATAAGGAAAGTGGAGCATCTAAAAGTCCAGTGACAAAGGGCTTGAAGGATGATTGGCCACCTCATGGCCGACTTTCACAACGGATGTCGGAGCAAGGGAATTTATGGCGAAAGATTTGGAACGATACTCCTGCTTTGCCAGTGTACGAGCAGAAACCCCTAATAGACCCCTTTCGAGAAGGAGAGAAG ATCCTTCATTACTTAGAGACATTGCGGCCTCATCAACTGCTTGAGCAGATGGTTTGTACCACCTTCAGAGTGTCAGCTGACACACTAAACCAGACTAATTTTGGAGGCTTGAAGCAGATGACAACAAAAATGGAGCAACTGTACCGTACTATGGCTTCCACATTGAAGCCTTTGCAAA CAAATCATGTATCTGGCAACAGTGAGACCATCGAAGACCTAAGACGCCTCTGTGTTATCTTTGAACACATTGAGAAGTTGCTTACTCTTGCATCTTCTCTTCATCGGACTTTCTTGCAGGCTCCACGCCTCTCTGAAACAATTTTCACCGACTACTACAACTTCTATCTTCCAAGAATGGGAACAGGGTCACCGGGTTCTCTAGAAGTTGATGAAAAG GAGTTTGACGTCAAGTATCAAGTAATGACACGCGAGAGACAGTGTGTATCGAATATGTTCACCCCCCCCACTGCTAACCAGTCATGGAGAAAAGTGCTAAGCATGGGTAATCTTCTAAATGGTCACGAACCTATTGTCAGGGAGATTATATTTTCAGTGCGTGATAGCTTGAGAAACAACCATTATGCAGCTCACAATCCAAGAGGTTTTCAACGAGAAATAGAGACAAATCGAATGTATATATGCGGAACCTCAAATGATCTTCGTGTAGCACTCTCTGTTACCTCGTGTGATTGA
- the LOC133679922 gene encoding uncharacterized protein LOC133679922 isoform X3: MASTSKVHLSGEDDDEQLERFDDFTLASSWERFISEIEAVCRQWLADGPNNLLEKGAVKLDFSQKLYKVKMELKYAMKSYNMEYYFETSSGGKIADGDSTLHDLQLCFGVKDFLVIAPQSASGVVLDSPEASKLLSAVAIALTNCSSLWPAFVPVHDPSRKAYIGIQNMGTVFTRRFEADRIGSQVPVRLMHLEGLYELFVSKFAYSTLDFAMHLYKVHFTMTSTYRTIHHDDDDLQSLGTEKEEYGGNHGSETRSRSQWDDDCPWSEWYSAEDPVQGLELTATWSEKTVESSLEMAELENASPHEAEKWMFLPFLSPNLSEGNRIGFASQLRLLVDALNMSFEAQFMEDFVSVENPGSDNLKSSMIVPPPTVLDRVFKDLFHEGSQVAAFAKGEHKISRAIKGAPFGSLFAQFCLHALWVGTCNIRAIAVLWIEFIREVRWCWEESQPLPKIQANGSIDLSTCLINQKLQMLAICIEKKCEMNEDFQDCVGSNEHTYDHMEEDSPVGDKTTNKQKHGDEFDGIQDSPLTEDGLHGSGTTTTARRSMKHGDSLSTDLKSSDHNRRGSAGAVGSMKLLKSYKSMHAPFTQDAPLMTEDMHEERLQAVEALGSSFSFSAQLEKDILSSDMSAFKAANPDSVFEDFIRWHSPGDWENDDNKESGASKSPVTKGLKDDWPPHGRLSQRMSEQGNLWRKIWNDTPALPVYEQKPLIDPFREGEKILHYLETLRPHQLLEQMVCTTFRVSADTLNQTNFGGLKQMTTKMEQLYRTMASTLKPLQTNHVSGNSETIEDLRRLCVIFEHIEKLLTLASSLHRTFLQAPRLSETIFTDYYNFYLPRMGTGSPGSLEVDEKEFDVKYQVMTRERQCVSNMFTPPTANQSWRKVLSMGNLLNGHEPIVREIIFSVRDSLRNNHYAAHNPRGFQREIETNRMYICGTSNDLRVALSVTSCD; this comes from the exons ATGGCATCTACGAGCAAAGTGCACTTATCTGGAGAAGACGACGATGAG CAGCTCGAAAGATTTGATGATTTTACGCTTGCCTCTTCCTGggaaag gTTTATTTCTGAAATAGAAGCAGTTTGTAGGCAGTGGCTTGCCGATGGTCCAAATAATTTACTG GAAAAGGGTGCGGTTAAGTTGGATTTTTCGCAGAAGTTATATAAGGTTAAAATGGAGTTGAAATACGCGATGAAAAGCTATAACATGGAGTATTATTTTGAAACCAGCAGCGGCG GCAAAATTGCGGACGGGGATAGTACATTGCATGATTTGCAGTTATGCTTTGGAGTGAAGGATTTTTTG GTTATTGCTCCTCAAAGTGCCAGTGGTGTGGTTCTTGATTCACCCGAGGCTTCTAAGCTCTTAAGTGCAGTTGCAATTGCTTTGACAAATTGCTCCAG CTTGTGGCCAGCTTTTGTTCCAGTTCATGATCCTTCTAGGAAGGCTTATATTGGAATTCAAAATATGGGAACTGTTTTTACTAGAAGATTTGAGGCTGATCGTATCGGTAGCCAGGTTCCTGTAAGGCTCATGCACTTGGAAGGGTTATACGAGTTATTTGTCTCAAAGTTT GCCTACTCTACGCTGGACTTTGCTATGCATCTTTACAAAGTTCATTTTACAATGACATCAACGTATAGAACCATTcaccatgatgatgatgatctccAAAGTCTTGGTACTGAAAAAGAAGAATATGGTGGCAATCATGGTAGTGAGACCCGCAGTAGATCTCAATGGGATGATGATTGTCCATGGAGTGAGTGGTATTCTGCTGAGGACCCAGTACAAG GACTTGAATTGACTGCCACTTGGTCTGAGAAGACAGTTGAAAGCTCTCTTGAAATGGCTgaacttgaaaatgcatcaCCTCATGAAGCTGAGAAGTGGATGTTTCTTCCATTTCTGTCTCCAAATCT TTCAGAAGGAAACAGAATTGGCTTTGCTTCCCAATTGCGCCTTTTGGTTGATGCGCTAAATATGTCATTTGAAGCCCAATTTATGGAGGATTTTGTGTCAG TTGAAAACCCTGGGTCTGATAATCTCAAGTCCTCGATGATTGTACCGCCACCAACTGTTCTTGATCGTGTGTTCAAAGATCTTTTTCATGAGG GATCACAAGTCGCTGCATTTGCTAAAGGTGAGCATAAGATTTCTCGAGCTATTAAAGGCGCACCATTTGGATCCCTTTTTGCACAGTTTTGCTTACATGCTCTATGGGTGGGGACCTGCAATATACGCG CTATTGCCGTGCTTTGGATAGAGTTTATTCGGGAAGTTCGTTGGTGTTGGGAAGAGTCACAACCTCTACCTAAAATACAAGCCAATGGCTCTATTGACCTATCCACTTGTTTGATTAACCAGAAACTGCAAATG CTTGCTATATGCATTGAGAAGAAGTGTGAAATGAATGAAGACTTCCAAGATTGTGTAGGCAGCAATGAGCATACTTATGATCATATGGAG GAAGATAGTCCGGTTGGGGACAAGACAAccaataaacaaaaacatggtGATGAATTTGATGGGATTCAAGACAG CCCTTTGACAGAGGATGGTTTGCATGGGAGTGGAACGACGACGACAGCAAGGCGTAGCATGAAGCACGGAGACAGTCTATCTACTGATTTGAAATCTTCTGATCATAACAGGAGGGGCTCAGCTGGTGCTGTGGGGTCTATGAAGCTTCTGAAGTCTTATAAGAGCATGCATGCCCCTTTCAcacag GATGCTCCACTTATGACAGAAGACATGCATGAAGAAAGACTGCAGGCTGTTGAAGCACTTGGGAGTTCTTTT AGCTTTTCTGCTCAGTTGGAGAAAGATATCTTATCATCAG ACATGTCAGCATTCAAAGCAGCAAATCCAGATTctgtttttgaagattttattcGGTGGCATTCACCGGGAGATTGGGAGAATGATGATAATAAGGAAAGTGGAGCATCTAAAAGTCCAGTGACAAAGGGCTTGAAGGATGATTGGCCACCTCATGGCCGACTTTCACAACGGATGTCGGAGCAAGGGAATTTATGGCGAAAGATTTGGAACGATACTCCTGCTTTGCCAGTGTACGAGCAGAAACCCCTAATAGACCCCTTTCGAGAAGGAGAGAAG ATCCTTCATTACTTAGAGACATTGCGGCCTCATCAACTGCTTGAGCAGATGGTTTGTACCACCTTCAGAGTGTCAGCTGACACACTAAACCAGACTAATTTTGGAGGCTTGAAGCAGATGACAACAAAAATGGAGCAACTGTACCGTACTATGGCTTCCACATTGAAGCCTTTGCAAA CAAATCATGTATCTGGCAACAGTGAGACCATCGAAGACCTAAGACGCCTCTGTGTTATCTTTGAACACATTGAGAAGTTGCTTACTCTTGCATCTTCTCTTCATCGGACTTTCTTGCAGGCTCCACGCCTCTCTGAAACAATTTTCACCGACTACTACAACTTCTATCTTCCAAGAATGGGAACAGGGTCACCGGGTTCTCTAGAAGTTGATGAAAAG GAGTTTGACGTCAAGTATCAAGTAATGACACGCGAGAGACAGTGTGTATCGAATATGTTCACCCCCCCCACTGCTAACCAGTCATGGAGAAAAGTGCTAAGCATGGGTAATCTTCTAAATGGTCACGAACCTATTGTCAGGGAGATTATATTTTCAGTGCGTGATAGCTTGAGAAACAACCATTATGCAGCTCACAATCCAAGAGGTTTTCAACGAGAAATAGAGACAAATCGAATGTATATATGCGGAACCTCAAATGATCTTCGTGTAGCACTCTCTGTTACCTCGTGTGATTGA
- the LOC133679922 gene encoding uncharacterized protein LOC133679922 isoform X1 produces MASTSKVHLSGEDDDEQLERFDDFTLASSWERFISEIEAVCRQWLADGPNNLLEKGAVKLDFSQKLYKVKMELKYAMKSYNMEYYFETSSGGKIADGDSTLHDLQLCFGVKDFLVIAPQSASGVVLDSPEASKLLSAVAIALTNCSSLWPAFVPVHDPSRKAYIGIQNMGTVFTRRFEADRIGSQVPVRLMHLEGLYELFVSKFAYSTLDFAMHLYKVHFTMTSTYRTIHHDDDDLQSLGTEKEEYGGNHGSETRSRSQWDDDCPWSEWYSAEDPVQGLELTATWSEKTVESSLEMAELENASPHEAEKWMFLPFLSPNLDSSEGNRIGFASQLRLLVDALNMSFEAQFMEDFVSVENPGSDNLKSSMIVPPPTVLDRVFKDLFHEGSQVAAFAKGEHKISRAIKGAPFGSLFAQFCLHALWVGTCNIRAIAVLWIEFIREVRWCWEESQPLPKIQANGSIDLSTCLINQKLQMLAICIEKKCEMNEDFQDCVGSNEHTYDHMEEDSPVGDKTTNKQKHGDEFDGIQDSPLTEDGLHGSGTTTTARRSMKHGDSLSTDLKSSDHNRRGSAGAVGSMKLLKSYKSMHAPFTQDAPLMTEDMHEERLQAVEALGSSFSFSAQLEKDILSSDMSAFKAANPDSVFEDFIRWHSPGDWENDDNKESGASKSPVTKGLKDDWPPHGRLSQRMSEQGNLWRKIWNDTPALPVYEQKPLIDPFREGEKILHYLETLRPHQLLEQMVCTTFRVSADTLNQTNFGGLKQMTTKMEQLYRTMASTLKPLQTNHVSGNSETIEDLRRLCVIFEHIEKLLTLASSLHRTFLQAPRLSETIFTDYYNFYLPRMGTGSPGSLEVDEKEFDVKYQVMTRERQCVSNMFTPPTANQSWRKVLSMGNLLNGHEPIVREIIFSVRDSLRNNHYAAHNPRGFQREIETNRMYICGTSNDLRVALSVTSCD; encoded by the exons ATGGCATCTACGAGCAAAGTGCACTTATCTGGAGAAGACGACGATGAG CAGCTCGAAAGATTTGATGATTTTACGCTTGCCTCTTCCTGggaaag gTTTATTTCTGAAATAGAAGCAGTTTGTAGGCAGTGGCTTGCCGATGGTCCAAATAATTTACTG GAAAAGGGTGCGGTTAAGTTGGATTTTTCGCAGAAGTTATATAAGGTTAAAATGGAGTTGAAATACGCGATGAAAAGCTATAACATGGAGTATTATTTTGAAACCAGCAGCGGCG GCAAAATTGCGGACGGGGATAGTACATTGCATGATTTGCAGTTATGCTTTGGAGTGAAGGATTTTTTG GTTATTGCTCCTCAAAGTGCCAGTGGTGTGGTTCTTGATTCACCCGAGGCTTCTAAGCTCTTAAGTGCAGTTGCAATTGCTTTGACAAATTGCTCCAG CTTGTGGCCAGCTTTTGTTCCAGTTCATGATCCTTCTAGGAAGGCTTATATTGGAATTCAAAATATGGGAACTGTTTTTACTAGAAGATTTGAGGCTGATCGTATCGGTAGCCAGGTTCCTGTAAGGCTCATGCACTTGGAAGGGTTATACGAGTTATTTGTCTCAAAGTTT GCCTACTCTACGCTGGACTTTGCTATGCATCTTTACAAAGTTCATTTTACAATGACATCAACGTATAGAACCATTcaccatgatgatgatgatctccAAAGTCTTGGTACTGAAAAAGAAGAATATGGTGGCAATCATGGTAGTGAGACCCGCAGTAGATCTCAATGGGATGATGATTGTCCATGGAGTGAGTGGTATTCTGCTGAGGACCCAGTACAAG GACTTGAATTGACTGCCACTTGGTCTGAGAAGACAGTTGAAAGCTCTCTTGAAATGGCTgaacttgaaaatgcatcaCCTCATGAAGCTGAGAAGTGGATGTTTCTTCCATTTCTGTCTCCAAATCT TGATAGTTCAGAAGGAAACAGAATTGGCTTTGCTTCCCAATTGCGCCTTTTGGTTGATGCGCTAAATATGTCATTTGAAGCCCAATTTATGGAGGATTTTGTGTCAG TTGAAAACCCTGGGTCTGATAATCTCAAGTCCTCGATGATTGTACCGCCACCAACTGTTCTTGATCGTGTGTTCAAAGATCTTTTTCATGAGG GATCACAAGTCGCTGCATTTGCTAAAGGTGAGCATAAGATTTCTCGAGCTATTAAAGGCGCACCATTTGGATCCCTTTTTGCACAGTTTTGCTTACATGCTCTATGGGTGGGGACCTGCAATATACGCG CTATTGCCGTGCTTTGGATAGAGTTTATTCGGGAAGTTCGTTGGTGTTGGGAAGAGTCACAACCTCTACCTAAAATACAAGCCAATGGCTCTATTGACCTATCCACTTGTTTGATTAACCAGAAACTGCAAATG CTTGCTATATGCATTGAGAAGAAGTGTGAAATGAATGAAGACTTCCAAGATTGTGTAGGCAGCAATGAGCATACTTATGATCATATGGAG GAAGATAGTCCGGTTGGGGACAAGACAAccaataaacaaaaacatggtGATGAATTTGATGGGATTCAAGACAG CCCTTTGACAGAGGATGGTTTGCATGGGAGTGGAACGACGACGACAGCAAGGCGTAGCATGAAGCACGGAGACAGTCTATCTACTGATTTGAAATCTTCTGATCATAACAGGAGGGGCTCAGCTGGTGCTGTGGGGTCTATGAAGCTTCTGAAGTCTTATAAGAGCATGCATGCCCCTTTCAcacag GATGCTCCACTTATGACAGAAGACATGCATGAAGAAAGACTGCAGGCTGTTGAAGCACTTGGGAGTTCTTTT AGCTTTTCTGCTCAGTTGGAGAAAGATATCTTATCATCAG ACATGTCAGCATTCAAAGCAGCAAATCCAGATTctgtttttgaagattttattcGGTGGCATTCACCGGGAGATTGGGAGAATGATGATAATAAGGAAAGTGGAGCATCTAAAAGTCCAGTGACAAAGGGCTTGAAGGATGATTGGCCACCTCATGGCCGACTTTCACAACGGATGTCGGAGCAAGGGAATTTATGGCGAAAGATTTGGAACGATACTCCTGCTTTGCCAGTGTACGAGCAGAAACCCCTAATAGACCCCTTTCGAGAAGGAGAGAAG ATCCTTCATTACTTAGAGACATTGCGGCCTCATCAACTGCTTGAGCAGATGGTTTGTACCACCTTCAGAGTGTCAGCTGACACACTAAACCAGACTAATTTTGGAGGCTTGAAGCAGATGACAACAAAAATGGAGCAACTGTACCGTACTATGGCTTCCACATTGAAGCCTTTGCAAA CAAATCATGTATCTGGCAACAGTGAGACCATCGAAGACCTAAGACGCCTCTGTGTTATCTTTGAACACATTGAGAAGTTGCTTACTCTTGCATCTTCTCTTCATCGGACTTTCTTGCAGGCTCCACGCCTCTCTGAAACAATTTTCACCGACTACTACAACTTCTATCTTCCAAGAATGGGAACAGGGTCACCGGGTTCTCTAGAAGTTGATGAAAAG GAGTTTGACGTCAAGTATCAAGTAATGACACGCGAGAGACAGTGTGTATCGAATATGTTCACCCCCCCCACTGCTAACCAGTCATGGAGAAAAGTGCTAAGCATGGGTAATCTTCTAAATGGTCACGAACCTATTGTCAGGGAGATTATATTTTCAGTGCGTGATAGCTTGAGAAACAACCATTATGCAGCTCACAATCCAAGAGGTTTTCAACGAGAAATAGAGACAAATCGAATGTATATATGCGGAACCTCAAATGATCTTCGTGTAGCACTCTCTGTTACCTCGTGTGATTGA